One stretch of Desulfocurvibacter africanus subsp. africanus DSM 2603 DNA includes these proteins:
- a CDS encoding DUF1007 family protein: MHLAILALLAVCLAPLPAFGHPHVFTDCELTFVFDAGGLSGIRQRWTFDEMFSTQIVDMVDKDGNGRLSEAEGRAMEQEAFVNLKGFNYFTHASLDGRKVAFATAKDFRPQYAKGILSYEFFLPLAAPAQQTQVGKPRTLIVAVYDQSYYTDMALVEAAPKLLGAERFKTGLKVEEADTVHTSWGPIMPKDVILTFGPR; encoded by the coding sequence ATGCACTTAGCCATCCTGGCCCTGCTGGCCGTCTGTCTGGCCCCGCTACCCGCCTTTGGCCACCCCCACGTCTTCACCGACTGCGAGCTGACCTTCGTCTTCGACGCCGGCGGCCTGTCCGGCATCCGCCAGCGCTGGACTTTCGACGAGATGTTTTCGACCCAGATTGTGGACATGGTCGACAAGGACGGGAACGGCCGCCTGAGCGAGGCCGAAGGCCGCGCAATGGAGCAGGAGGCCTTCGTCAATCTGAAGGGCTTCAACTACTTCACCCATGCGAGCCTCGACGGCCGCAAGGTCGCCTTCGCAACGGCCAAGGACTTCCGGCCCCAGTACGCCAAGGGCATCCTGAGCTACGAGTTCTTCCTGCCACTGGCCGCACCGGCCCAGCAAACCCAGGTCGGCAAGCCCCGCACGTTGATCGTGGCGGTTTACGACCAGAGCTACTACACGGACATGGCCCTGGTGGAGGCCGCCCCCAAACTCCTCGGTGCAGAACGATTCAAGACCGGCCTCAAGGTCGAGGAGGCGGACACGGTGCACACCAGTTGGGGTCCCATCATGCCCAAGGATGTCATCCTCACATTCGGCCCGCGCTAG
- a CDS encoding TnsA endonuclease N-terminal domain-containing protein, whose product MARRKYTESSIQKILAKGLGQGSGVKYKPFYHVRDVPSKGLSFMVKGLKTGRIHHYLSKIEFSAHLLAEHNTNVIDIREQYALLPREETQEIAKELGFKHPRYPGSNCFVVMTTDIVLTLTNGYKAICIKTSESLSEKNKTARRTLEKLLIEKTYWERRSITWNVITEKDLPWVKIDNLKMLWTSMTSKEKDHLNTSISKYAQIFLGIWNKNIILIDIIKETSTIMNISTNDAFTMFARGAWMRNIPIDLNRRICFHCNVKLRENKNDKH is encoded by the coding sequence ATGGCTCGAAGGAAGTATACCGAAAGCAGCATACAGAAGATTCTCGCAAAAGGGTTAGGACAGGGATCTGGCGTAAAGTACAAACCTTTTTATCATGTGCGCGATGTCCCCTCAAAAGGACTTTCGTTCATGGTAAAAGGACTTAAGACAGGCAGAATTCACCATTATTTATCTAAGATAGAATTTAGTGCACACCTACTAGCAGAGCATAATACTAATGTAATAGATATTCGAGAGCAATACGCTCTTTTACCTAGGGAGGAGACCCAGGAGATCGCAAAAGAACTTGGATTTAAACATCCTCGGTACCCAGGATCAAACTGCTTTGTAGTTATGACTACTGATATCGTGTTAACGCTAACAAACGGATACAAAGCAATATGCATAAAAACGAGCGAAAGCCTTTCAGAAAAAAATAAAACAGCGAGACGTACTCTTGAAAAGTTATTAATTGAGAAAACTTATTGGGAGCGTCGGAGCATTACATGGAATGTTATTACAGAAAAAGATTTGCCCTGGGTTAAGATTGACAATCTCAAGATGCTTTGGACAAGCATGACATCAAAGGAGAAGGACCATCTAAACACTTCCATTTCTAAATATGCTCAAATATTTCTTGGCATTTGGAATAAAAACATAATTTTGATTGACATCATAAAAGAAACTTCCACTATAATGAATATATCAACTAATGATGCATTTACAATGTTTGCACGAGGAGCCTGGATGCGAAATATACCTATAGATTTAAATCGCAGAATTTGCTTCCACTGTAACGTAAAATTGAGAGAAAATAAAAATGATAAACATTAA
- a CDS encoding tetratricopeptide repeat protein → MREESGQPQKVMLILMALAFLAIFATSIVYRLEHPATKIALKTSKAAQDQQAEHLQHLMKDLKDKPDNLETILQVAALFMEMNAPEKAKGFIEKALALDPGNNHAQAMRAGMLYALKSYPEAAEALNELVKADPKDAWAHYNLGIVLKYQLGSEEKAREHFARVLTLEPNDSDLRQRALHEIEHKDEQAD, encoded by the coding sequence ATGCGCGAAGAAAGCGGTCAGCCTCAAAAAGTCATGCTCATTCTGATGGCCTTGGCCTTTCTGGCCATATTCGCGACTTCCATCGTGTACAGGCTTGAGCATCCGGCGACCAAGATTGCACTGAAAACGTCGAAAGCCGCACAGGACCAGCAGGCGGAGCACCTTCAGCACCTGATGAAAGATCTGAAGGATAAACCGGACAACCTGGAGACGATACTTCAAGTCGCGGCTCTGTTCATGGAAATGAACGCCCCTGAGAAGGCCAAGGGCTTCATCGAAAAGGCGCTTGCCCTTGATCCGGGCAACAACCACGCGCAAGCCATGCGCGCCGGAATGCTCTATGCCCTGAAGTCATACCCCGAGGCGGCGGAGGCGCTGAACGAACTCGTCAAGGCTGATCCCAAGGACGCCTGGGCGCATTACAATTTGGGCATCGTGCTCAAGTACCAGCTAGGAAGTGAGGAAAAGGCGCGGGAGCATTTTGCCCGCGTTCTTACACTTGAGCCGAACGATAGCGATCTTAGGCAGCGCGCATTGCACGAGATAGAACATAAGGATGAGCAGGCTGACTAA
- a CDS encoding heavy metal translocating P-type ATPase, which yields MDKIILRVKDMDCAAEVATLKRELEPLVGDGSRLSFDILERRVMVDVEGLNVREEDIMKAIAKTGMQADSGVEIGCACCGGTCPTGEGFWQQHGRLILCILSGVLLLTGFALVAFERGGVLSALAGDVEGEHAYPLSAALLWLGSILSGIWYVMPKAWGSLRRLRPDMNLLMTIAVVGAVMIGELFEAASVAFLFSLANLLESWSIGRARRAIQSLMSITPSTALAFDFGRQEFVEKPVGDIKVGERILVRPGDKLPLDGIVLKGSSSVDQSPITGESVPVMKEPDDQVFAGTLNGDGSLEFRSTKPASDTTLARIIHMVETAQSRRAPMVQWIEKFAAIYTPAMVLMAALIAIVPPLAFGGSWSDWFYEALVILVIACPCAMVISTPVCIVTGISAAARNGVLIKGGVFLELPGELTAMAFDKTGTLTRGKPEVKSVQALDGRAQAQVLALAAALESQSTHPLARAIVGFAQAQGVDIPQVHEFTAFPGMGARGRIAGSLYWIGSPRMLKSEFKGHLPAVTSLENGEATSHVYLWDEERVHGYIGLADSVRPEAKNLVKDLKDLGIGRVIMLSGDNRPTAERIAHVTGVSEIRADLMPEDKTRAVQELVDNGERVAMIGDGVNDAPALAIATVGIAMGAMGTDVAIETADVALMSDDLSKLPWLIRHSRRALGIIRQNIVFALGLKVIFLILAVTGLATLWMAIVADMGASLLVIFNSLRLMNAGGRT from the coding sequence TTGGACAAGATCATACTGAGAGTGAAGGACATGGACTGCGCGGCCGAGGTCGCAACGCTCAAGCGCGAGCTTGAGCCGCTGGTGGGCGACGGGTCGCGGCTCTCCTTCGACATCCTGGAGCGCAGGGTGATGGTAGATGTCGAAGGCCTGAATGTGCGCGAAGAGGACATCATGAAGGCCATCGCCAAGACCGGCATGCAGGCCGACTCGGGCGTCGAGATCGGCTGCGCATGCTGCGGAGGCACGTGCCCCACAGGAGAAGGATTCTGGCAGCAGCACGGCCGCCTGATTCTGTGTATTCTGAGCGGCGTCCTCCTGCTGACCGGTTTTGCCCTCGTGGCCTTTGAAAGAGGAGGCGTTCTCTCCGCGCTGGCCGGGGACGTCGAGGGCGAGCACGCCTATCCCCTATCCGCCGCCCTGCTCTGGCTCGGGTCGATCCTGAGCGGCATCTGGTATGTCATGCCAAAGGCCTGGGGATCTCTGCGCCGGCTCAGGCCGGACATGAACCTGCTCATGACCATCGCCGTGGTCGGTGCCGTCATGATTGGGGAACTCTTCGAAGCCGCATCCGTTGCTTTTCTATTCTCTCTGGCCAACCTGCTCGAATCCTGGAGCATCGGCCGCGCCCGGCGGGCCATCCAGTCGCTCATGAGCATCACGCCAAGCACGGCTCTAGCATTTGATTTCGGGCGGCAGGAATTCGTGGAGAAGCCTGTGGGGGACATCAAAGTCGGCGAGCGGATCTTGGTTAGGCCGGGCGACAAGCTGCCTTTGGACGGCATCGTCCTGAAAGGCAGCTCTTCGGTGGACCAATCGCCCATCACGGGCGAGTCGGTGCCGGTGATGAAGGAGCCTGACGATCAAGTCTTCGCCGGTACGCTCAATGGCGACGGCTCCCTTGAGTTCCGATCCACGAAACCGGCCTCGGATACGACACTGGCGCGCATCATTCACATGGTGGAGACGGCCCAATCCCGCCGCGCGCCCATGGTGCAGTGGATCGAAAAGTTCGCCGCGATTTATACCCCAGCCATGGTGCTCATGGCCGCGCTCATTGCGATCGTGCCGCCACTAGCCTTTGGCGGCAGTTGGAGCGACTGGTTCTACGAGGCCCTGGTCATTCTCGTCATTGCCTGTCCCTGTGCGATGGTCATCTCCACTCCGGTCTGCATCGTAACCGGCATCTCTGCAGCGGCGCGAAATGGCGTGCTAATCAAGGGCGGCGTGTTCCTTGAGTTGCCTGGAGAGCTGACGGCCATGGCCTTCGACAAGACTGGCACGCTGACCCGGGGCAAACCGGAAGTGAAGTCGGTTCAGGCATTGGACGGCCGTGCGCAGGCCCAGGTGCTCGCCTTGGCAGCGGCGCTTGAGAGCCAGAGCACGCACCCCCTTGCCCGGGCCATCGTCGGCTTTGCTCAGGCGCAGGGAGTGGATATTCCGCAGGTCCATGAGTTCACCGCCTTTCCAGGCATGGGCGCACGCGGGCGCATCGCGGGCAGCCTCTATTGGATAGGCAGCCCGCGCATGCTGAAGAGCGAGTTCAAGGGGCATCTCCCGGCCGTAACGTCGCTTGAAAATGGCGAGGCCACTTCGCACGTCTACCTTTGGGATGAAGAGCGCGTGCACGGGTACATCGGGCTTGCCGACAGCGTACGGCCCGAGGCCAAGAATCTGGTGAAGGATCTTAAAGACCTGGGCATCGGCAGAGTCATCATGCTTTCGGGCGACAACCGGCCCACGGCCGAGCGCATTGCCCACGTTACGGGTGTTAGCGAGATCCGGGCGGACCTCATGCCCGAGGACAAGACTCGGGCGGTGCAGGAGCTTGTGGACAATGGGGAGAGGGTCGCCATGATTGGCGATGGGGTCAACGATGCCCCGGCCCTGGCTATCGCCACGGTCGGCATCGCCATGGGGGCCATGGGCACGGACGTGGCCATCGAGACGGCCGATGTCGCACTCATGTCCGACGACTTGTCGAAGCTGCCCTGGCTCATTCGCCACTCCAGGCGGGCCTTGGGCATCATCCGGCAAAACATCGTCTTCGCCTTGGGCCTCAAGGTCATCTTCCTGATCCTGGCGGTCACCGGCTTGGCCACTCTCTGGATGGCCATCGTCGCGGACATGGGAGCCTCGCTGCTCGTCATCTTCAACAGCCTACGGCTGATGAACGCCGGTGGCCGGACCTGA
- a CDS encoding heme lyase CcmF/NrfE family subunit: protein MPLVAQGSLLLALLFTLGLGAWACWTAYGRQDETRLLEKGHLIVTLLMLCASTILLMALAGRDYSYKYVHDYVDNHLALFYRLTAFWAGQEGSLLFWALCSALLGVAFARSASYKSLAGATRQNYWVLFLAVQAFFLLLLTSWSNPFQEFLQAPADGNGLNPLLRNLGMIFHPPLLFLGYAGFTIPACLALASVMAGERLPWTRLCRNWTILSWIFLTAGIVLGGWWAYMELGWGGYWAWDPVENASLIPWLTATAFLHTAALGGRSGALPRTNLLLIGITFLLCIFGTYLVRSGVVNSLHAFGDGGVGLPLLVFMLAGLVVLFVGMAYGCRKAGRPLGEFLSIKGALLCAAWILCALGLVVILGTMWPVITAKLTGTSIGLDAGFYNRVCLPLFSALVLLFALAPWLHSQRGFRDRRGLVVAGLVFIASAILLAAVGIRIPLALVTAAGSLAVLAGILLVLIRRRDARSGRSLATYGVHLGFALMALGVAISGPYQNMRETSLALGESMEVGKYTITNEGVSQSSDQAIAVATARLRVEHQGREVGILSPERRIYANFRQPFAEVSVIPGLLDEIYGVLLGFDESGKVTLKVSVNPLVNWIWIGGTVMCLAGFGLLRRPGSRSADGQAVRANEGGE from the coding sequence ATGCCTCTCGTAGCACAAGGTTCGTTGCTTCTAGCTCTTCTGTTCACCCTCGGCCTGGGAGCCTGGGCTTGTTGGACTGCTTACGGCAGGCAAGACGAAACCAGGCTCCTGGAGAAAGGGCATCTCATCGTCACGCTGCTCATGCTCTGCGCTTCGACGATCCTGCTCATGGCGCTTGCCGGGCGCGACTACTCCTACAAGTACGTGCATGATTATGTGGACAACCACCTGGCGCTCTTCTACAGGCTGACCGCGTTTTGGGCTGGCCAAGAGGGCTCGCTTCTCTTTTGGGCCCTGTGCTCGGCGCTTCTGGGAGTCGCATTCGCGCGATCAGCCTCGTACAAATCCTTGGCAGGGGCGACCCGCCAGAACTATTGGGTTCTGTTCCTCGCTGTCCAGGCCTTCTTCCTGCTCCTGCTCACAAGCTGGAGCAACCCGTTCCAGGAGTTCCTCCAGGCTCCAGCGGACGGGAATGGTCTCAATCCCCTGCTGCGCAACCTGGGCATGATTTTTCATCCGCCGCTGCTCTTTCTGGGCTACGCGGGCTTCACCATCCCCGCCTGTCTGGCCTTGGCCAGCGTCATGGCGGGCGAACGGCTTCCCTGGACACGCCTTTGCCGCAACTGGACCATCCTGTCCTGGATATTTCTCACCGCCGGCATCGTCCTTGGCGGCTGGTGGGCATACATGGAGCTTGGCTGGGGCGGCTACTGGGCCTGGGACCCGGTGGAGAACGCCTCGCTCATCCCCTGGCTGACCGCCACGGCCTTTCTGCATACTGCGGCATTGGGCGGCAGATCCGGAGCACTTCCCCGCACGAATCTCCTGCTCATCGGCATTACCTTCCTGCTGTGCATCTTTGGCACCTACCTCGTGCGCAGCGGAGTAGTGAACTCGCTGCACGCCTTCGGCGACGGCGGTGTCGGCTTGCCGCTTCTCGTGTTCATGCTTGCGGGGCTTGTCGTTCTCTTTGTCGGGATGGCTTATGGTTGTCGCAAGGCGGGCCGCCCGCTTGGCGAGTTCCTGAGCATCAAGGGCGCGCTGCTCTGCGCCGCCTGGATTCTATGCGCCTTGGGGCTCGTGGTCATCCTGGGCACCATGTGGCCCGTGATCACGGCCAAGCTGACTGGGACCTCCATCGGCCTCGATGCCGGATTCTACAACCGTGTGTGCCTGCCGCTCTTCTCCGCCCTGGTCCTGCTCTTCGCATTGGCCCCATGGCTCCACAGCCAGCGTGGTTTCCGCGACAGGCGCGGCCTTGTCGTCGCGGGGCTTGTATTCATCGCGTCCGCCATCCTGCTTGCAGCCGTGGGCATCCGCATTCCTTTGGCGCTGGTCACGGCAGCCGGCAGCCTGGCCGTCCTGGCCGGCATCCTCCTTGTGCTGATACGCAGGCGCGATGCACGCTCCGGACGATCCCTGGCCACCTATGGCGTGCACCTGGGCTTTGCGCTCATGGCCCTGGGCGTGGCCATATCCGGGCCTTACCAGAACATGCGCGAGACGTCCCTGGCTCTTGGCGAGAGCATGGAGGTGGGCAAGTACACCATCACCAATGAGGGCGTGAGCCAATCCTCGGACCAGGCCATAGCCGTCGCTACGGCACGCCTGCGGGTGGAGCACCAGGGCAGGGAGGTAGGCATCTTGAGTCCGGAGCGGCGTATTTACGCAAACTTCAGGCAACCTTTCGCCGAGGTGTCCGTCATTCCGGGGCTCCTCGACGAGATCTATGGCGTTCTCCTCGGGTTCGACGAATCCGGAAAGGTCACCCTCAAGGTGAGCGTGAACCCCTTGGTTAATTGGATCTGGATCGGCGGCACGGTGATGTGCCTGGCTGGTTTCGGTCTTCTCAGGCGGCCCGGCAGCCGGTCTGCCGATGGACAGGCAGTGCGTGCGAACGAGGGGGGAGAATAG
- a CDS encoding nickel/cobalt transporter — protein MPLLRITARHPRFLVCALLVMALAWSAAPAAASPFFGSGGGKAAGAEALGAAATNSSQVVEPAAPAATGNPFTAPSAPGASAPAETAVPAGAGGASPFTAAPATAPAEVQASVEPEQPWLPVLLWRKLLVQSTRLQKELRSGMASFARDIRENPTGQAFWLFLLAGFGYGVLHALGPGHGKSFICGYFLSRRGSLIQGLAMGTGSMLAHVASAALMVIALNLFLQRTGMADFDQNGALMQRGSYGLLMAMGALLTLKTLYDIATGRLAAHGHCHASAKGMTAMSLAAGLIPCPGSAVILIFATSLGIFWAGLASLFFVALGMGLTTSAFAMATILFRRAVERGVHGSGRLTMAVFAGLSLTGSLAIALLGAAMFFA, from the coding sequence ATGCCACTCCTGCGCATCACGGCGCGACATCCACGTTTTCTGGTCTGCGCGCTTCTCGTCATGGCCCTGGCGTGGAGCGCGGCCCCGGCGGCCGCCTCGCCATTTTTCGGTTCTGGAGGCGGCAAGGCAGCCGGAGCGGAAGCCTTGGGAGCAGCCGCCACAAATTCCAGCCAGGTTGTCGAACCGGCCGCTCCCGCCGCCACGGGCAACCCGTTCACCGCGCCATCCGCGCCCGGCGCTTCAGCCCCAGCCGAGACCGCCGTTCCGGCCGGAGCCGGCGGGGCAAGCCCCTTCACTGCGGCTCCGGCCACGGCTCCAGCCGAGGTCCAGGCGAGCGTCGAGCCGGAGCAGCCCTGGCTGCCGGTCCTGCTCTGGCGCAAGCTCCTGGTCCAGTCCACGCGCCTGCAAAAGGAGCTGCGCTCGGGCATGGCATCCTTTGCCCGCGATATTCGCGAGAACCCCACGGGTCAGGCCTTCTGGCTCTTCCTCCTGGCCGGCTTCGGCTATGGCGTGCTGCACGCCCTGGGGCCCGGCCACGGCAAGAGCTTCATCTGCGGCTATTTCCTGAGCCGCAGGGGCAGTCTGATCCAGGGCTTAGCCATGGGCACGGGCAGCATGCTGGCCCACGTGGCCTCGGCCGCACTCATGGTCATCGCCCTTAACCTGTTCCTCCAGCGCACGGGCATGGCCGATTTCGACCAGAACGGCGCGCTCATGCAGCGTGGCAGCTACGGCCTGCTCATGGCCATGGGCGCGTTGCTGACGCTCAAGACGCTCTACGACATCGCCACCGGCCGCCTGGCCGCCCACGGCCACTGTCACGCCAGCGCCAAGGGCATGACGGCCATGTCCCTGGCTGCCGGGCTCATCCCCTGCCCCGGCTCGGCCGTCATCCTCATCTTCGCCACGAGCTTGGGCATCTTCTGGGCGGGCCTTGCATCTCTCTTCTTCGTGGCCCTAGGCATGGGCCTGACCACCTCGGCCTTCGCGATGGCCACGATCCTCTTCCGCCGGGCCGTGGAGCGCGGGGTCCACGGGAGCGGCAGGCTGACCATGGCGGTCTTCGCGGGCCTGAGCCTGACCGGCTCGCTGGCCATAGCCCTGCTCGGCGCGGCCATGTTCTTTGCCTGA
- a CDS encoding ZIP family metal transporter: MSEFLSILLLATLPALGNFAGGILSEFVTFSQRNLSMALHAAAGILIAVVGVEILPAAIKLQPTWVIILSFFVGGVFFILIDSVQDHLQEKGGNSESGSWAIFLGVMVDLFGDGLLIGSGSAISSSLGLFLALAQVTADIPEGFASMGTFKSEGFSRRSRILLAASFTLPVLFSATLGYWLLRGQSELLKYAILTFTAGMLTSITVEEIMPLAHRGKESRLAMLCFLLGFTVFTTLSVYLK; the protein is encoded by the coding sequence ATGTCTGAATTCCTCTCCATCCTGCTCCTCGCCACCCTTCCTGCGCTGGGCAACTTCGCTGGAGGCATCTTATCCGAGTTTGTTACCTTCTCTCAGCGGAACCTGAGTATGGCGCTGCATGCCGCAGCAGGTATCCTCATCGCTGTAGTTGGTGTCGAGATCCTGCCGGCGGCTATCAAGTTGCAGCCAACATGGGTTATCATCCTCAGTTTTTTCGTTGGTGGGGTCTTCTTTATCCTCATCGATTCTGTTCAAGATCATCTCCAAGAGAAGGGAGGCAACAGTGAGAGTGGGTCTTGGGCTATATTCCTTGGTGTGATGGTGGATCTGTTCGGTGACGGTTTGCTGATTGGATCAGGCTCGGCCATTTCCAGCAGCCTTGGTTTGTTCCTCGCCCTTGCTCAAGTCACGGCAGACATTCCCGAAGGCTTTGCGAGCATGGGCACATTCAAGAGCGAAGGCTTCTCAAGGCGCAGCCGCATCCTTCTGGCTGCGTCTTTCACTCTGCCCGTGCTATTCTCTGCGACCTTGGGCTACTGGCTTCTGCGGGGACAGTCCGAACTGCTCAAGTACGCCATTCTTACGTTCACGGCTGGTATGCTCACGAGCATTACGGTCGAGGAAATTATGCCCTTGGCGCATAGGGGGAAGGAGTCCCGCTTGGCCATGCTCTGCTTTCTTCTTGGATTCACGGTGTTTACGACACTCTCCGTTTACTTAAAGTGA
- a CDS encoding IS66 family transposase, which produces MKPSSHEQIPLTEEVILQTPPDALALIETLLKEIRALTARVEYLEDQLGQNSSNSNWPPSSDSLLRTKSASKASGKRGGRKCHKDFRQAMLESTDVTYVRLGPYRCGGSHFPDLAQYYTHQVIELPEIRTQVTHVVLLRGRCSRCGQMDKALVPDEQRSGFSPRLSSIIVEMAGVQKDSRRAVQDFCQSVLGVHVSHEAIQKVIDRSSRAITAHYAAIDKETRAQAVGHVDEISWRNSGALSWLWVLGSQRNALFMIHKSKSRQAFESLVQNFGGALVCDGSSACCRWEGDRQTCLVHLIRHAKGQSERSDTAVAHSCSWAFIELRRLCKMAHAPPSTGPWRAFRTRHHRFISRHADREDDAGRSARRLLGEMDNLGLYASKVLGRPKTMPSGGCVLRSSGGNRVSALQVTRMTVLSSASSPCATPVDSVGMRPFPRPCRSPEPVLSKNLARPVLDHPVSSRHTVIVYIFKLFDDQVRE; this is translated from the coding sequence ATGAAACCTTCCAGTCATGAGCAGATCCCCCTGACCGAAGAGGTTATCCTCCAGACCCCGCCAGACGCGCTGGCTCTGATCGAAACTCTGCTCAAGGAAATCCGGGCGCTCACGGCACGCGTTGAATATCTGGAAGACCAGCTTGGCCAGAACTCATCCAATTCAAACTGGCCCCCGTCCTCGGACAGCCTCCTCAGGACCAAGTCAGCGAGCAAGGCATCCGGCAAGCGTGGCGGGCGCAAGTGCCACAAAGACTTTCGCCAAGCCATGCTCGAGTCGACCGATGTCACTTACGTCCGGCTAGGCCCTTATCGCTGCGGCGGCAGCCACTTTCCCGACCTTGCGCAGTACTACACGCATCAGGTCATAGAGCTGCCTGAGATCAGGACGCAGGTCACCCACGTGGTCCTTCTGCGCGGCAGGTGCTCCCGCTGTGGCCAAATGGACAAGGCGCTTGTGCCTGATGAGCAGCGCAGCGGCTTTAGTCCACGCCTCTCGTCCATAATCGTCGAGATGGCCGGCGTGCAGAAGGACTCCCGCCGCGCCGTGCAGGACTTCTGCCAGTCCGTGCTCGGTGTGCACGTAAGCCATGAAGCGATCCAGAAGGTTATCGACCGGTCAAGCCGGGCCATCACAGCCCACTACGCAGCCATCGACAAGGAAACTCGCGCCCAGGCTGTGGGCCATGTCGACGAGATCTCCTGGCGAAACAGCGGCGCGCTCTCCTGGCTGTGGGTCCTGGGCAGCCAGCGAAATGCACTGTTCATGATCCACAAATCCAAATCCAGGCAAGCTTTTGAGTCTCTCGTGCAGAACTTCGGGGGAGCCCTCGTCTGCGACGGCTCCAGCGCCTGCTGCAGATGGGAAGGTGACCGGCAGACCTGCCTCGTCCACCTCATCCGCCACGCCAAAGGCCAGTCCGAGCGCTCGGACACCGCAGTCGCCCACTCCTGCTCCTGGGCATTCATCGAGTTGCGCCGGCTGTGCAAAATGGCCCATGCCCCGCCGTCCACGGGACCGTGGAGAGCGTTTCGTACCCGACATCATCGCTTTATATCACGCCATGCCGACCGAGAAGACGATGCAGGCAGGTCTGCCCGCCGCCTGCTCGGCGAGATGGACAATCTCGGGCTCTACGCAAGCAAGGTGTTGGGCAGACCCAAAACCATGCCGAGCGGCGGCTGCGTTTTGCGATCCTCTGGCGGAAATCGAGTTTCGGCACTGCAAGTGACAAGGATGACCGTTTTGTCGAGCGCATCCTCTCCCTGCGCCACACCTGTCGACTCAGTGGGCATGCGCCCCTTTCCTCGTCCTTGTCGAAGTCCTGAACCAGTTCTTTCAAAGAACCTCGCCCGACCTGTCTTGGATCACCCAGTCTCAAGCCGACACACTGTAATCGTTTACATCTTTAAGTTATTCGATGACCAAGTGCGAGAGTAA
- a CDS encoding YqhA family protein, with the protein MMVDKEKDICRYGEDERLARLIAIFQQIFKYAILLAVIMMLGLALSTFLLGAGYSVVKTYSIWMEFITEQRFSAKSLVSLLEIVSDLLKAVIFYIIALGLFNIFIYPLPLCDRLRLREIHDLEGQIIGIVIVILAIEFLERFIRIPDSQSLHVLWFGLGLAAAVTALVAAYFFMIRACRLPREKGE; encoded by the coding sequence ATGATGGTGGATAAAGAAAAAGACATATGCCGGTATGGAGAAGATGAGCGACTTGCTCGACTGATTGCCATCTTTCAGCAGATATTCAAGTACGCGATTCTTCTTGCGGTCATCATGATGCTAGGCTTGGCCCTGAGCACGTTCCTGCTTGGTGCAGGCTATTCCGTTGTTAAAACGTATTCCATTTGGATGGAATTCATCACCGAACAGAGATTCTCCGCAAAATCTCTCGTCTCCCTGCTGGAAATCGTGAGCGATCTGCTCAAGGCAGTCATATTCTATATCATAGCTTTGGGTTTGTTCAATATCTTCATCTACCCCCTGCCCCTGTGCGACCGATTGCGGCTGAGAGAGATACATGATCTCGAAGGGCAGATCATCGGTATTGTCATTGTCATTCTTGCCATCGAGTTCCTGGAGCGTTTCATCCGCATTCCGGATTCCCAATCCTTGCACGTGCTCTGGTTCGGTCTGGGCTTGGCCGCTGCGGTTACTGCCTTGGTCGCTGCCTACTTTTTTATGATCAGGGCCTGCAGGCTGCCGAGGGAAAAGGGCGAATAA